In Gymnogyps californianus isolate 813 chromosome 1, ASM1813914v2, whole genome shotgun sequence, the following are encoded in one genomic region:
- the SGSM3 gene encoding LOW QUALITY PROTEIN: small G protein signaling modulator 3 (The sequence of the model RefSeq protein was modified relative to this genomic sequence to represent the inferred CDS: inserted 1 base in 1 codon): MSGHHTPSAGGPFSALTPSIWPQEILAKYTQKEESIEQPEFHYDEFGFRVDKEDGAEPNSSKLLGVPLTEEPQQRLKWQAHLEFTHNHDVGDLTWDKIEVTLPHSDKLRSLVLAGIPHSMRPQLWMRLSGALQKKRNSEMSYRDIVKNSSNDETIAAKQIEKDLLRTMPSNACFSNMNSIGVPRLRRILRGLAWLYPEIGYCQGTGMVAASLLLFLEEEDAFWMMCAIIEELVPASYFSTTLMGVQTDQRVLRQLIVQYLPRLDKLLQEHDIELSLITLHWFLTSFASVVHIKLLLRIWDLFFYQGSLVLFQLTLGMLSMKEDELIQSENSASIFNTLSDIPSQIEDADVLLREAMRVAGSLTDVAVETQRRKHLAYLIADQGQLLNSSTTVNNLSKIVRRRTQRRKSGITSLLFGDDDLEALKAKNIKQTELVADLREAILQVARHFQCVDPKNCSIDLTPDYSMESHQRDHENYVACSRNRRRRAKALLDFERHDDDELGFRKNDIITIISQKDEHCWVGELNGLRGWFPAKFVEILDERSKEYSIAGDDSVTEGVTDLVRGTLCPALKSIFEHGLKKPSLLGGXCHPWLFIEEAASREVERDFDSVYSRLVLCKTYRLDEDGKVLTPEELLYRAVQAVNMTHDAAHAQMDVKLRSLICVGLNEQVLHLWLEVLCSSLQTVEKWFHPWSFLRSPGWVQIKCELRVLCKFAFSLSQDWELPIKREEKEKKPLKEGVQDMLVKHHLFSWDIDG, translated from the exons ATGTCAG GCCATCACACTCCCTCTGCTGGGGGTCCCTTCTCAGCGCTCACTCCCAGCATTTGGCCTCAGGAGATCCTGGCAAAATACACACAG AAAGAAGAATCCATCGAGCAGCCAGAGTTCCACTACGATGAATTCGGTTTCCGAGTTGATAAGGAAG ATGGTGCTGAGCCAAACTCCAGCAAGCTTCTGGGGGTCCCACTGACGGAGGAGCCACAGCAGAGGCTCAAGTGGCAGGCACATCTGGAATTCACACACAACCATGACGTGGGCGACCTCACCTGGGACAAAATTGAGGTCACCCTACCGCATTCAGACAAGCTGCGCTCCCTGGTGCTAGCCGGCATCCCGCACAGCATGAGGCCACAG CTGTGGATGCGCCTGTCGGGGGCCTTGCAGAAGAAGAGGAATTCAGAGATGTCATATCGGGATATCGTGAAAAACAGCTCTAACGATGAAACCATTGCTGCCAAACAG ATTGAAAAGGACTTGCTCCGTACGATGCCCAGCAACGCCTGTTTCTCCAACATGAACAGTATTGGGGTGCCACGGCTACGCAGGATACTACGGGGACTTGCCTGGCTCTACCCAGAGATTGGATATTGCCAAGGCACTGGCATG GTGGCTGCCTCGCTGCTGCTCTTcttggaggaggaagatgcCTTCTGGATGATGTGCGCTATCATCGAGGAACTGGTTCCTGCCTCCTACTTCAGCACCACCCTGATGGGCGTGCAGACTGACCAGCGTGTCCTGCGACAGCTCATCGTGCAGTACTTGCCCCGCCTGGACAAGCTGCTCCAGGAGCACGACATCG AGCTCTCCTTGATCACCTTGCACTGGTTCCTCACCTCTTTCGCTAGTGTTGTCCACATCAAGCTGCTGCTACGTATTTGGGACCTCTTCTTCTACCAGGGCTCTCTGGTGCTGTTCCAGCTCACTTTGGGCATGCTCAGTATGAAG GAGGATGAGCTAATCCAGTCCGAGAACTCTGCCTCAATCTTCAACACGCTCTCGGACATCCCAAGTCAGATTGAAGATGCAGATGTGTTGCTACGGGAGGCCATGCGCGTGGCTGGCTCACTGACAGATGTGGCGGTGGAGACCCAGCGTCGCAAACACTTGGCCTACCTCATTGCTGACCAAGGGCAGCTGCTCAACTCCAGCACCACTGTCAACAATTTATCCAAA aTTGTGCGGCGAAGGACTCAGCGCAGGAAGTCTGGCATCACCTCTCTGCTTTTCG GGGATGACGACCTGGAGGCACTGAAAGCCAAGAACATCAAGCAGACAGAGCTGGTGGCCGACCTGCGTGAGGCCATTCTCCAGGTGGCACGGCACTTCCAGTGTGTGGATCCCAAGAACTGCAGCATT GATCTGACTCCAGACTACAGCATGGAGAGCCACCAGCGGGACCATGAGAACTATGTGGCCTGTTCCCGCAACCGACGACGACGAGCCAAGGCACTGCTGGACTTTGAGCGCCATGATGACGATGAGCTGGGCTTTCGCAAGAATGACATCATTACG ATCATTTCCCAGAAGGATGAGCACTGTTGGGTGGGAGAGCTGAATGGACTGAGAG GTTGGTTTCCTGCAAAATTTGTGGAGATCTTGGATGAGCGGAGTAAagag TACTCCATCGCTGGAGATGACTCAGTCACAGAAGGGGTGACGGACTTGGTGCGAGGGACACTCTGTCCAGCCTTGAAGTCCATATTTGAACATGGATTGAAGAAGCCATCTCTGCTGGGGG CCTGCCATCCCTGGCTGTTCATTGAAGAG GCTGCAAGCCGGGAAGTGGAACGGGACTTTGACTCTGTGTATTCTCGCCTTGTGCTCTGCAAGACTTACAG GCTTGATGAAGATGGCAAAGTCCTCACTCCAGAGGAGCTGCTTTACCGG GCGGTTCAGGCTGTGAACATGACGCACGATGCTGCACATGCACAGATGGACGTGAAGCTTCGTTCCCTTATCTGCGTTGGACTCAA CGAGCAGGTGCTGCATTTGTGGCTAGAGGTGCTGTGCTCAAGCCTGCAGACCGTGGAGAAGTGGTTCCATCCCTGGTCATTCCTGCGCAGTCCTGGCTGGGTGCAGATCAAATGTGAGCTGAG AGTCCTCTGCAAATTTGCCTTCAGCCTCTCTCAGGACTGGGAGCTGCCAATAAAGAGGGAG gagaaggagaagaagccACTGAAGGAAGGGGTGCAGGACATGCTCGTGAAGCACCATCTCTTCAGCTGGGACATAGATGGGtga